From the genome of Cryptococcus tetragattii IND107 chromosome 6, whole genome shotgun sequence, one region includes:
- a CDS encoding trimethyllysine dioxygenase: protein MRRSVTITLDSAVQTPTFQSSIRDELRENSRQQYHNNYQTTRRGRSSIRLKTLSQVPCDIHPTAVALSASGLHVTWSTPSAHTSFFPAGFLRRAAYETQLSEHVDCQDDRTLWNFEISKSPPYVEYGDIMPQEIQQREQGVLEVLNKVHRFGFCFITGVPVDAKETETLIKAIGPIRHTHYGGFWSFTADLSHGDLAYSTQSLPAHTDTTYFTDPAGLQIFHLLSHPSPGQGGKTLLVDGFHAASQLSAADPASYSVLSRLSIPAHASGTTGTLLRPQISFPVLRHDECGRLAQVRWNNEDRGIIGHGWSVAEVRQWYQAAQRFESLIKSKEVEYWVQLNPGTMLIIDNWRVMHGRSEFTGSRTMCGAYIGADDWHSRRAVLMERHGNAGGTDDIWRFGW, encoded by the exons ATGCGGCGTTCCGTAACAA TCACGCTCGATAGTGCGGTACAAACACCCACTTTCCAGTCAAGCATTCGAGACGAACTCCGCGAAAATTCACGTCAACAGTACCACAATAACTATCAAACAACCCGACGAGGGCGATCTTCAATA AGATTGAAGACTTTATCCCAG GTACCTTGTGATATACATCCTACAGCCGTTGCGCTGAGTGCCTCAGGTTTACATGTCACGTGGTCGACACCTTCTGCCCatacttctttttttccagCTGGCTTCCTCAGGCGAGCGGCATACGAGACTCAACTTTCTGAACATGTAGACTGTCAAGACGA TCGCACCCTATGGAATTTCGAGATATCAAAATCGCCTCCTTATGTTGAATACGGTGATATTATGCCACAAGAGATACAACAGCGTGAACAAGGTGTACTTGAGGTCTTGAATAAAGTG CATCGATTTGGGTTTTGTTTTATTACTGGAGTTCCAGTGGATGCAAAGGAAACGGAGACGCTCATTAAAGCTATAGGTCCTATCAGACACACGCATT ACGGCGGATTTTGGTCATTCACTGCAGATTTAAGCCACGGTGACCTGGCATACAGTACTCAATCATTACCGGCTCACACGGACACCACATATTTTACGGATCCTGCCGGCCTTCAGAtatttcatcttctgtcaCATCCTTCACCGGGCCAAGGCGGTAAAACTTTGCTGGTAGACGGCTTTCACGCAGCTTCACAACTTTCAGCGGCTGATCCTGCCTCATATTCTGTCCTCTCTCGACTCTCTATTCCAGCTCACGCGTCAGGGACAACGGGAACGCTGTTGAGACCACAAATTAGCTTTCCGGTTCTGCGACATGATGAATGTGGGCGTCTAGCTCAAGTAAGATGGAACAACGAAGATCGAGGAATTATTGGGCATGGCTGGTCGGTTGCAGAAGTCCGACAATGGTACCAGGCAGCGCAACGATTTGAATCATTGATAAAAAGTAAGGAAGTTGAGTATTGGGTACAGCTTAATCCTGGAACTATGTTGA TAATAGATAACTGGAGAGTCATGCATGGGCGGTCAGAGTTTACGGGATCTCGCACAATGTGTGGCGCCTATATTGGTGCGGATGATTGGCATTCGCGGCGAGCAGTTCTGATGGAACGCCATGGAAATGCGGGGGGAACAGACGACATATGGCGCTTCGGTTGGTAA